TTTTGCCGGGCTGAGGCAGAGTCTTTTCGCCCAGAATACTGTTTAAGGTTGAATAATACCCAAAACCAAAAGAACCCAGCAGAATTACTAAACAGCTAAGTATCAGCCACAGCTTTTTACGGCCTTTCAAATTAAATACCTCCTATATGTGCAAGGCATAATATGCAATATCTGAATGCGATGCGTAAATGATTTAAATCAATATTTTGTCAATATATCATTTTATCCACATTTAATTTTTATATACATGCTGAAGTCCCAAATCGCCGGGTTTAAAGTGAATAAAAAAAATTCTAAGTCAAATAATAAAATCATAAACAAAATTAAGCTTTTAAGGAGGATATCTATAATGGGAAATAAATCTGATAAAGATAAGCCTATAGGCAGAGTAAAATGCGTAGTGGATTCCTGCGTCCATAACGGAAACGACAACCACTGTATGGCATCATCCATTGAAATAGAAGCAAATAATCCCAGCAGTGCTGAAATAACAGATTGCGCAACTTTTGAACCAAGAGGAATATCCTGAAAAAGTACTAAAAAATCTTAAAATAAGCTATATTGATAAGCCCGCCTTTTTAGGGGGTTTATTTCTTTTTGACCTGAACGAAATATTTCGAACAGCTTTTTATTACTGTCTATTAAAAAACAAAAAAATAAAAAAAGCCTTATATTCTGAGGCTATTTTGATGATGCTTGAGAATCATTATGCGATGGACTATTCTTTTCTGGAATATCCAGAGACTCACATAAACACTCCTCAATGACTTCTGGTGTCATTAACACTGATTCCTTATTCAATTTTTCACCTTCCTTTATTTTTTATCGTTTTTATTGTACACCCATAATAGTTATATATCAATTAAGATAATGTAAAGTTTTTTATCTGTAAAATTACCAACAAAGCCCTTTGATAAAAAGGGCCGGATGGCAATAAAACATGCACACCTTTATATATAATTATTTATTCCTTACATTTCTTTTTGGTATTTAGCCAGATAATATACATTAGAGAAAATAAAGAACAAATAGACTGCCACAAGAGCAAGTACAACATACATATCAACCTGTATCAGCGCAAAAGCGAGCAATATCCCAGCGTAAACAAATATCATCAAGTCGTAGGTCTTAGCTTTTGCCTTATCACTTATTGTGCGATTCCGCTCGTCTTTTTCTTCAATTTCCATTTGTTTTGCAACTTGCGGATTTTGGAGCGCTACCTTATTTTTAATTGCTATACCTAAATTACCGCCGAAAATACCCGATCCAATACCAACGCAAATGTATGGAAAAGTTTTAAGAATTCCGTCCAAATCGGCTGATAATCTTGTTAAAATCAAGCCTGCCGCAAAAATCACAAAACCGATTACAGCCAGTACGATGTACCTGCCTATTTTATATTGTTTCATTTTCCTTCTCCTCCTCATAAATAAAAATTTCCTCAATGCTCATCCCAAAATATCTGGCAATCTTAAAGGCTAAAATGATTGACGGATTATATCGCCCGTTTTCTAAAGAGCCGATAGTTTGCCGGGAAACCTCCAAGGCAGTTGCAAGCTCCTCTTGTCGTATTCCGCGCTGCTTACGGATTTCTTCCAACCGGTTCTTCATGTTATCACTTCCTCTCGTAAACGGAAAGCATACTTTACATTTATAAGTATACCCTCCAGTCTTTAAAATGTCAAGCGTGCTTTCCGTTTTCTTCTTTAAACTCTTTTAATAAACCTTTTAAATAAAAAAAATCACCTGCATATATAAATTAATATATGCAGGTGATTTAATTGTACATCTTTGATTATTCTCCCCAGCCTTCTGGAAACTCTGCATTGTGCCAGACATTTTGTACGTCGTCATCATCTTCTAATCTATCTATCATTTTCTCAATCTTTTCAGCCATATCATTATCAAGAGCTACCATAGTCTGGGGCACCATTGATATTTCTGCAGATACAAACTCAATGCCGCTGTCTTCCAATGACTGCCTTACATTTGAAAAATCCTCAACAGATGTAGTTATTTCAAATACATCCCCATCAGGTGTAAAGTCTTCGGCACCGGCATCTATTGCCATCATCATCACTTCATCCTCATCAGTGCTGTCGGTCTTTTCAACTATCAATACACCTTTTCTGTCAAACATAAAGGTAACGCAGCCTGTAGCACCTAGAGAGCCGCCGCTTTTTTCAAAGGCATGTCTTATATTGCCTGCAGACCTGTTCTTGTTATCTGTAAGGGCCTCAACTATAACGGCCACGCCTCCCGGACCGTATCCTTCATATGTAATTTCTTCATAATTCACATCGCCTAATTCTCCGGCGCCGCGTTTAATAGATCTGTTTATCGTATCCGACGGCATATTGGCAGCCTTAGCCTTTGCAATTATATCCTTTAAACGAGAATTGGATTCAGGATTGCTTCCGCCTTCTTTTGCTGCAACCAATAGTTCTTTTCCTATTTTAGTGAATATCTTTCCTCTTGCTGCATCCTGTTTGCCTTTTCTTGCCTGTATATTATGCCATTTGGAATGCCCTGACATATGTATATACCTCCTAACTTGAACTTGTGAAAATATACTTTCGTCTTCATTTCTTACGATTTTCATAATAATTTTACTGAAATATTATAGCATATAAATCATAATTTACGATACATTATTTTAAGAGTTCCTTCTATTCCGTTAAGTTATACATGTTTTTTTCATACAGCGAATAATACAGCCTTAAAAAGATAAAATTAAAATTAAATAAAAATTAAGGTGAATGTATGAAAAATCATGGTCAGATAATAAAAATATTAATCATAGGGGCGGTTACAGGTTTTTTTAACGGGCTTTTCGGTTCAGGCGGCGGGACAATAGTTGTACCTGCCATGGTATTTCTTTTATGTGTTGAGGAGCAAAAAGCCCATGCCACTGCCATTTCCATCATATTACCTTTATCAATAATAAGTGCTTTTATGTATTTCAAAAACGGCATGATAGATTGGAAGCTTACTTTGAATGTAGCTTTAGGCAGCATGGTTGGCGGCTATATAGGTGCTAAAATTTTAAATAAATTCTCTGCAAATGCTTTGAGAAAGATATTCGGGATTTCAATGATTTTAGCCGCCATAAGGATGGTGATGTAATTGCTTATTTTTTTAGTCAGCATTTTTTCGGGTATTATAAGCGGTATGGGAATAGGCGGCGGAACTATACTTATCCCAGCACTGATCTTGCTCTTTAATACCAATCAGCACATCGCACAAAGCGTAAATCTGATTGCTTTCATACCAACGGCTATAGTCGCATTGATGACTCATATTAAAAATCACAATGTTGAAATAAGGCTGGCCTTAAAACTTATAATTACAGGAATAATAGGTGCAATAGCCGGGTCATATCTGGCTTCTTTAATTTCGTCCGAACTGCTGCGGAAATTCTTTGCAGGCTTTCTTTTTGCCATGGGGATATATGAAATCTGCTGCAAGAAAAAATAGAACCCAATGAAAGTTCTATTTTTATTTATAGGATTCGTCTGCATCATAATAATTTTCTATTACATCAAGTACAGCTTCACCACAAGAAATTTCAGTTATTACATTCATAGTGTTATTAAGGTTCACGCTTTTAACTCTTATATACATGGTTACAACATCTGAATATTCAACGTTTATTATGTTATTTCCCATGGCTGACATACTGTTTTGAATTTTGCCGTAGAGCGTATAATTAACTATGGCCTTAAGCCTTGAATAAGGTGCCATTCTGCATATTCCCGCTTTATGTATGCCCTTCCTTGCAGCTTGCGAATATGCCCTCACCAATCCCCCTGCTCCTAGGAGTATACCTCCGAAATATCTTGTAACCACCACACAGATATTTGTAAGGCCTTCTTTTTTAATTACTTCAAGTATGGGAAGGCCTGCAGTTCCCTGGGGCTCTCCGTCATCATTAGCCCTTTGAATCTCTACATTTTCTGTAACTATATAGGCATAGCAATTATGAGTGGCATCCTTGCACTTCTCATTTATGCTTCTTATAAAATCTTGAGCTTCTATTTCAGTTAAAACCGGCTTTACGGTGCAAATAAACCTGGATTTCTTTTCTATATATTCATCCTGATCTTCTTTTAGTATTGTAAGATATTCCTTCATTTTTACTCTCTCCGACAGCAAACAAATAGGTATATATATTTTTCTTATTTTAGACAAACAAAAGGAGCAGATTTCTCCACTCCCAAGATGTTATGCCAAAGCTAATTGGGTTATCATCTCTTTATATTTATCGTAGGACAACCTAACTAAAGCTTTATCCTGACTGTAAGATATTCTGTCAAGCGCTTCTTCCAGCGTAAAAAAGCAGCCATCCTGGAATCCATCTTCTTTTGAAACGTTAAAACTGCTGTCCAGGGCCTTCATAATATACCAGGTAATTCTGTTGCATACGGGTTTTTTTCTTGTAAAAGAAAAAAATTCGTAATTAGTCTGCCCTGCCGTTGAAATAATCTCTGCTGAAATTCCTGCTTCTTTTTTAACTCTATCAACAGCAACTTCATTTGACAGGTAACCATTACGAATCACACCCTTTGGTAAGACCCATTCATCTTTTTCATTTTTTAACAAGAATACTTTCTCGCCGTCGAAGACTACGCCTCCGGCGCAATTCCTTATCAGCATGGTAAAAGCCCCCTTTCATTTGTCTTAATAATATAATATATTAATTTTACTATTAATTCAATAGCTTTAAGAAATCATTAAATAATTTACATTTTTTTAATATTATAATACAATAATGTTAAAAATATTCAGCAAATAACTTATTTCTCAATAAAAGAAATTTATGATAAGTATTAAATTGTTTTCCATTGGTTACAAGGTAATCTTAAAAAATACTTGGATATAATATACTTAACGGGGGTGAAATTATGATCACAAAGGAAATGTCAATAACCGATGTAGTTGAAACATACCCCGAGACAGTTGAAGTATTCTTAAAGCATGGAATGCACTGTTTCGGCTGAATGGCTGCAAGGTTTGAAAATCTGGAGCAGGGTGCTCTGGCTCATGGAATTAATGTTGAAAAGTTAATGAAAGATCTTAATGAAGCAGTTAAGCAATAAAAGTGGAACGGGACATATGTCCCGTTTTATTTTATATAATTTCATTTATATTTTTAATGAGCACATTTACCCCTTTTTGTATCTTATCAATATCCGTTGAAGCATAGCTTAATCTGAAATATTCACTATGGAGTTTATCTGTATAGAATATGGAGCCTGGAGATATTATAAGACCGCCTTTTAAACTGTAGGAATACAGTATGTTAGATGAAAGCTCTTTATTCAGCTTTAGCCATAAATGCATTCCGCCTTCAGGTTTAAAATAGCTTAAGATATCTGTATTTTTATCTAATATTTCCGTTATAACCTCATATCTCTCTTTAAATATTGCCCTCATCATATTAATATGGTTTATAAACATATCTTTTCTTATAAAAAGGTCAAAGACTCTTTGCATAAAGCCAGAGCTTGAAATATCGGTAAAATGCTTAACAGCAAGGGTTTTTTCTCTTAACTTTGAAGGTACTATTAAGAATCCCAGCCTTATGCCCGGCATAAATATCTTTGAAAAGCTTTTAATAAAAATACATCTGTCGTAAGTATCCATGGATTTTAAGGTAACAGCTTTTTGCTGGCCGAAATAAAGTTCTGATAAATAATCATCTTCTATTATAAAAAAATCATATTTTTCGGCAAGCTGCAATAAATTCTCCTTTGTTTTAAAATCATAAGAATAACCGGTGGGATTCTGAAAATTACTCATCATATATATAAATTTAGGCTGGGTGATTTTAAGAACTTTTATAAGCTCATCAATATCTATTCCCCTATCACTTATGGGAATATCAATCATATTTGCTCCTCTTGATTTAAAGAGGGCAATGGCACCTGTATAGGTGGGGCGCTCGGTTATAATTATATCTCCGTAATCAATCATAACCCTTGAAATTATGTCTATTCCCTGCTGTGCACCGGATATTATCTGTATATTATCTTCAGTACATCTTATTCCTTCATCATTCATATATTGGGCTATGATCTGCCTTAATGGGGCATATCCTAAGGATTCAGTATATCCAAATGCCTGTCCACCGTCACGGTCTAATACTTCATTTACCACTTCTTTAAACCAGGATGTAGGAAAAATACCCCCATCAGGCGTAGAACTTGAAAAATCAAGGGTTGGGGAAGGTTTAGAGACAATGGCTGACGGATTGATATTGAATTCTGTTCTGTTGTTTTCAATGTTAGAGATAGTTTTGCCCTTGTTGATTACATAAATGCCGCTGCCTTCTCTGCTATAAGCATAGCCGTTTGCTTCCAAAAGCTTGTAGGCATTTATTACAGTGCTGTTGTTTACATTTAAGTGTTGTCCCATCTTTCTTATAGATGGCAGTCTATAATTATCGGTTAAAGCTGAATTTTCAATGAGGCTTTTTAATTTCTTATATAACTGCAAATACATTGCTTCCTTTGAGTTTTTGTCCAAATATATCTGCAGATTGGTATCCATTCTTCTTTCCCCCTGAGTTTGTATATTTAATATATATTGTCACCTTTAATCTAAATTGTCAATAAATCATTTAAAGGTCTTTGTTATATTGACAATATCATCGTTATTGCAGGTAGGACAAGTAAATATGTGCTGACAAATATCCGGAGGCTCGCCATCTGCCAAATCCGTTATTCCGTAGCTTAAATAAGGACTGTAATTATCATAATAATCCTGCACCCTTCCCTCATCCTCCATTTTAGTGCCGCATTTTGAACAGTACCTTTGATAATTATTCAATCCGTTGCACAGTGGGCATAAATGCTCCAAATTTTCATCTTCTTTCTTTATTTTCCTTTAAGCATATAATACCCCAAAATCAATATTCAGAAACAAAATCAGTCATGGGATTTTGGCAAAGTAGATAAAACAAGTTTGGTCGCAACCTCTAAGACATCCTCTGAAAGGTCGGTTATATCATATATCAAATTCAGTATTTTTTTTATCTCATGGGTTTTTGAAAAATTTATATTTGAAAGATTAAATGCAGCTACGGAGTAAAAGTCTGCTGCAGTAGCTAATGCGGTGAGAATGCCTATAACTGGACTGACTTCAACTTCTATTGCAAATCTCAAGGATGGATTCAATCCCAGTCTTATTACCTGATCTCTTATATCATTGACTGCTGTTAAAACAGCAAGAATTCTTCCAAGTTCGCCTGTTATATTTACAATTGCTTCTTCTCCACCCACAGCCGCCGGAAACTCAGCTGCTAATTCCTCTTCGCCTATCAATGCAGGGATGTTCAAATCACGGTCTCCCGCCGGCTGAGGTATATCGTTAGGGCCGTCCATATAGACACCTCCCTCTACATATAGCTATTCATTTTAATAATATTCCGGTGGCAATAAAAAATTACTTAATTTATAAACCGTCAAGTAAATATATAAACGAAAATAAAAAGGCATGCTTAAACATGCCTTTACCATCTTCCTGTTGAGCCTCCGCCGCTTGAGCGTCCTCCTCCAAAGCCGCCAAAACCTCCGCCGGAACGTCCGCCACCGCCGAAGCCTCCGCCTCCTCCACGGAATCTGGAGCTTGCAAGGATATAGAAAATAAGTCTTATAATCCTGAATTTTAAAAACAGACCATCAAAAGCAAAAAATAATATAATTGCTATTATTGCCGGCAGATTTGAAGTCCTGGGACTTGGAACATTTCTTTCTTCAACCTCATAATCCCTAGATAAGGAAACTCCGTATTCTTCTGCCACCCTGCTGCATATTTCATAATACCCCTTTAACAAACCGTTGTCATAATCACCTTCCATAAAATAGGGTATTATTATTTCGTCTGTTATCCTGTGGGAGATAGCATCGGGGATTCTGCCTTCTAAACCATCTCCCACTTCTGTTCTGATAGCTCTGTCCTCAGGGTCCATATTCACTAGGATTAATAATCCGTTATTTAATTTTGCATCCCCAATACCCCATGCTCTGAATAATTCATTAGCATATTCTTCGATGGTTATATCGGCAGGTAGCTTATCCATTGTTACGACTACTATCTGAGCGTTTGTCTTATTATCAAGCTCCTGCCCCATTAAAAATATATTCTGCTCTGTTTCATTGCTCAAAATATTGGCATAATCATTTACATATCCGTATTCGGTAGGCTTCGGAAACGTAAGGGAGCTTTGGGCTTTTGCCGCAAGTGGCAGTATAAATATCAGTATACTTAAGGACAACAATACCCTTTTTATTTTTAACATTTAAATCTTCCCCTTAGAAATTTACTTCAGGAACATTTTGACTCTGAGGTGAAGCTTCAAAATAAGGCAATTCTTTATAACCGAAAATGTTTGCGATTATAACTGTAGGAAATCTTTTAATGCTTGTGTTGTAATCCTGAACAGCCGTATTATAATCCTTTCTTGCAACGGTAATCCTGTTTTCGGTGCCTTCTAACTGAGCCTGCAAATCTCTGAAGTTGGCGTTAGCCTTTAAATCAGGATAGTTTTCAACAACTACCAAAAGCCTTGATAAAGCTGAGTTTAACTCGTCGTTGGCATTCAACGCCTCCTGAGTGCTTGCTGCACCGGCAAGCTTGCTTCTTGCATCAGCAACACTTTGTATAACTTCGCTTTCATGGGCTGCATATCCTTTAACTGTGTTAACAAGATTAGGTATTAAATCTGCCCTTCTCTGAAGCTGTGTTTGTATATTGCTTTGCTGTGTTTTTGCTTCTTCACTTTTACTGACCAATCCATTATATGTTCCTGCTATCCACATTCCCAGGACAGCAATTATTGCGATTATTACTACTATGGGCATAAATTTTGACTTCATTTTTTTACCTCCTCATATACTTATGACCAAAATACTTTATAAAATTTATTTCGTAAATTCCACGTTGAAATCATTATAGCATTCATTTATTAACAGGCTATAAACTGCTGATTAATAATTGATAATTAAGATGTCCATTCTAATATATGAAATTTTCGTGATAAATATCATTATTGGCGGCTGAGAATATTTTCCACGGACTTTTTAACACTGTTCAATATATCTTTTTCATTCATGGTTTTGACAACATAATCTTCCATGACTGTTTTTCCGTTTACTATAACGGTTTTTACATCCTTGCCCGAACCGCTGTATACTATGTTGGCACATACGTCAAATATTGGCACCATATGAGGTTTGTTTAAATCAATCAATACTATGTCAGCCTTCATTCCTACATCCAGTTTGCCTATTTCCTTCTCCAAACCCAACGCTTTTGCGCCGTTTACAGTTGCCATCTCTAATGTTTCGTAAGGAGATAATGCCGTTGCATCACTGGTGGAGAGCTTTTGAAGATAAGAAGCCGTCTGCATTTCCTCTATCATATCAAGATTATTGTTGCTGGAGGCACCGTCAGTCCCTAAAGACACATTTATGCCTAAAGCAAGCATTTTTGATACAGGAGATATACCGCTTGAAAGCTTCATATTGCTCTGAGGGCAATGAGCAGCAGTAACATTGTATTTTTTTAGTATTTCCATATCCTTGTCGCTTATATGAACGCAATGGGCTGCAATTACTTTATTTTCAAATATGCCTGTTTGCTCAAGAAATTCAACAGGTGAGCATCCGTAAGTTTTATTGATGGTTTCAACCTCATCAAGAGTTTCGGCTATATGTATATGCAATCCGCAGTTCATTTCCTTTGCAGCCTTTGCGCTTTGTTCCAATGATTCTCTTGTACATGTATAAGGCGCGTGAGGAGCAAGCATATTAATTATTCTTCCGTCAAAGCTTCCGTTGTTTCTTTTATAAAAAGCTTTGAATCTTTCAATTCGTTGCTGCCAGTCGTCTCCTATAACAGGTGTGCATATGATGCCTCTTATTCCCGATTGACCTACTGCTTTGCAGATATCATCCTCAAAATAATACATATCAAGAAAACATGTTGTTCCGCTCTTTATCATCTCCAATGCCGCCAGTTCGGCGCCAATGTATATATCCTCAGCATCTAGCTTGGCTTCAAAAGGCCAGATTTTTTCATTAAGCCATTTCATGAGGGGCAAGCCTTCACCATAACCCCTTAACAATGTCATTGAGCAATGGGTGTGAGTATTTATAAGCCCGGGGATAGCTGCAGTACCCTCCCCGTCTATGATGTTAAGCTTTTCATCTTTTAAATCTTTATATTCTCCTTCTCCTATTTTGGAAATTTTGTCCTCCTCAATGAGTATATATCCCTTTTTTATTATTTCATTTTCATTTGTCATTTTTATAATGCAGCAATCCTTTATCAATGTCTTCATATTACCAACTCCTCGTATATCATTTTATTTATAGAAAAATTTCCATTAATAATTAATATTATAACAAATATTAAAAGGCTTAGTAGTAATATTAGAAATAATAAAGGCACACAGACGGAACTTATTCATAATATAGAATAGAAGAGTACATATAACCGCTCTCATATTTAGGGGGGAAGTCTATGAACCTTGGAGCACTATTTGCAGATAATAATACAAATAACAATAATACCGGGATTTTTGGTAATAACCGTACTATATGGATTATGTTACTTATAGCTTTAGTGGTTTTCGGATTTGGAAATGGATTAAAGGGAGATGGCGCCTTTGGAGGCGGTGCTCCTTTTGCCTATGAGGAATATGAAGGATACAGAAATGAAAGCAGAAAAGAGAAAAAAAGAAAAAAGAAACACCGCAAACACAGAGATGAAAGAGAATATGAAGAAGCATACCAGAATGATCAGAGTCAGGCACCCTTTATACCGCCTTTTAATCTGGATGACAGTACACCTTTACAGTAACAATAATGAGCAGCATGGGCTGCTCTTTTTGTTTTATATAAAATACATAAGGAAAACTTATTTGAATAACATTATAATATAAGTAGGTTTTTAAGGAGTGTGAAATTATGATTCTTGTAAGTTCCTGTCTATTAGGCTTGGATACAAAATATAACGGCACGTCAAATTGCAATGACCTTTTATTAAAATACAGCCATCTTGAAAAATATATCCCCATATGTCCGGAGCAGTTAGGCGGCCTGCCTACGCCTAGAGAAGCAGCGGAAATAAAAGCCGGGACCGGCGAGGATGTAATAAAAGGTCATGCAAAAGTAATAACTGTAAAAGGCGAAGACTGTACATATTATTTTGTAAAAGGTGCAAAAGAGGTTTTAAAGCTTGCCAAGATGCTGCCCGTTTCAGCTGCTATACTAAAAGAAAAAAGCCCATCCTGCGGTTGCAATGAAATATATGACGGCACCTTCGCCAATTCTTTAATAAGAGGTGCGGGGGTTACTGCCGAGCTATTAAGACAAAACGGAATCAGAGTATACAGCGAAAATGAAGTTACTGATAAACTGCTGCAAAGCCTTCTTTGTCTTTAAAGCTTATTCACTGAATGTATTGGTTTCTGCATCAACAAGAGGTTTTAGCTTGCTTACTGCCTCTTTATAGCGAGGCTCATTTTTTAACGTATCATATCCTTCTCCTTCAAGTATACTTTGTGCCAGAACTTTTTTGATATAGGATAAATCATTTGGATACCCATTTAATTTATCAAAAACTGGGTTATTCGAATAATCATAGCTTAATTCAAGAATGCTTTTTACATGCTCTTCAAAATAATGAAGGGCATTTTCTATATCTCCTTTTAGAGATAAAATTTTGATCATATAATAATACGCGGCACCTTCTTTAACATCAAACAATTTTGTCATCTCAAAATTTATTTTTGCAAGTAAATAGGCCTTATCTATATTCTCCTCTTCATGGGCGTAGGCGCATAGTATATCCAGGGATTGACTTATTCTTGATAAATTGCGCTTTATCATTTCCTGTGTCAATTTGATAGCTTCATCTTTTTTATTACGCAAAGCATATATTGATGCAGAAAGCATGTCTGTATCGATTTTTTCTTTTGGCAAGCGTTCCAATAACTTTTCTGCCTTATCGAGTTCGTCTAAAACGGTATAATAAACTATCAAAATAGTGGTTGCGGTATAGGTATACTTCTGATTTCCGCTGTTTAATACGTCTTCATAAATTTCAGCTGCCTTTTTGTAATACATTTTAATTTTTTCTTTATTACGGTCTTCTTTTAATAGCATAAAACTTTGAAATAAACCGCCGATATTAAATTTTAAAGCAATGCTGTTAGGGTATTCCTGAATAACCTTTTGACAAAATTCCCATCCTGCATTAAACCCTTGAGACTCATAAATATGCAAAGCCTTTTTCCTGAGCTCATTCACTTTTTCTTCTGAAAGTACTTTCTCATAGGAAAGCAATTCATTAACTGATATATTCAGTGCTCTTGCTATGGGTGAAAGCAATGTTATATCGGGATATGTGCTACCAGTCTCCCATTTGCTTACCGCTGGGGTGGATACCCCTACAGCATTTGCAAGCTGCTCCTGAGTCCATCCCTTTTCTTTGCGTTTTTCTATAATTATTTCACCTATATTTAATTCCATATAATCAACTCTCCTGCCGTAGAATAAATAAAAAGCTTAAATCTGTTTTTATTGTAATTGTTTAATAAAATAAAGACAATGGAGGCTTGTTTAACTCATAGGCATTTTTACTTAACCGTTAAG
The Oxobacter pfennigii DNA segment above includes these coding regions:
- a CDS encoding DUF1540 domain-containing protein, whose amino-acid sequence is MGNKSDKDKPIGRVKCVVDSCVHNGNDNHCMASSIEIEANNPSSAEITDCATFEPRGIS
- a CDS encoding helix-turn-helix transcriptional regulator, whose translation is MKNRLEEIRKQRGIRQEELATALEVSRQTIGSLENGRYNPSIILAFKIARYFGMSIEEIFIYEEEKENETI
- a CDS encoding YebC/PmpR family DNA-binding transcriptional regulator; the encoded protein is MSGHSKWHNIQARKGKQDAARGKIFTKIGKELLVAAKEGGSNPESNSRLKDIIAKAKAANMPSDTINRSIKRGAGELGDVNYEEITYEGYGPGGVAVIVEALTDNKNRSAGNIRHAFEKSGGSLGATGCVTFMFDRKGVLIVEKTDSTDEDEVMMMAIDAGAEDFTPDGDVFEITTSVEDFSNVRQSLEDSGIEFVSAEISMVPQTMVALDNDMAEKIEKMIDRLEDDDDVQNVWHNAEFPEGWGE
- a CDS encoding sulfite exporter TauE/SafE family protein, encoding MKNHGQIIKILIIGAVTGFFNGLFGSGGGTIVVPAMVFLLCVEEQKAHATAISIILPLSIISAFMYFKNGMIDWKLTLNVALGSMVGGYIGAKILNKFSANALRKIFGISMILAAIRMVM
- a CDS encoding sulfite exporter TauE/SafE family protein, which translates into the protein MLIFLVSIFSGIISGMGIGGGTILIPALILLFNTNQHIAQSVNLIAFIPTAIVALMTHIKNHNVEIRLALKLIITGIIGAIAGSYLASLISSELLRKFFAGFLFAMGIYEICCKKK
- a CDS encoding YigZ family protein: MKEYLTILKEDQDEYIEKKSRFICTVKPVLTEIEAQDFIRSINEKCKDATHNCYAYIVTENVEIQRANDDGEPQGTAGLPILEVIKKEGLTNICVVVTRYFGGILLGAGGLVRAYSQAARKGIHKAGICRMAPYSRLKAIVNYTLYGKIQNSMSAMGNNIINVEYSDVVTMYIRVKSVNLNNTMNVITEISCGEAVLDVIENYYDADESYK
- a CDS encoding NUDIX hydrolase; this encodes MLIRNCAGGVVFDGEKVFLLKNEKDEWVLPKGVIRNGYLSNEVAVDRVKKEAGISAEIISTAGQTNYEFFSFTRKKPVCNRITWYIMKALDSSFNVSKEDGFQDGCFFTLEEALDRISYSQDKALVRLSYDKYKEMITQLALA
- a CDS encoding DUF1858 domain-containing protein, translating into MITKEMSITDVVETYPETVEVFLKHGMHCFGUMAARFENLEQGALAHGINVEKLMKDLNEAVKQ
- a CDS encoding PLP-dependent aminotransferase family protein, whose amino-acid sequence is MDTNLQIYLDKNSKEAMYLQLYKKLKSLIENSALTDNYRLPSIRKMGQHLNVNNSTVINAYKLLEANGYAYSREGSGIYVINKGKTISNIENNRTEFNINPSAIVSKPSPTLDFSSSTPDGGIFPTSWFKEVVNEVLDRDGGQAFGYTESLGYAPLRQIIAQYMNDEGIRCTEDNIQIISGAQQGIDIISRVMIDYGDIIITERPTYTGAIALFKSRGANMIDIPISDRGIDIDELIKVLKITQPKFIYMMSNFQNPTGYSYDFKTKENLLQLAEKYDFFIIEDDYLSELYFGQQKAVTLKSMDTYDRCIFIKSFSKIFMPGIRLGFLIVPSKLREKTLAVKHFTDISSSGFMQRVFDLFIRKDMFINHINMMRAIFKERYEVITEILDKNTDILSYFKPEGGMHLWLKLNKELSSNILYSYSLKGGLIISPGSIFYTDKLHSEYFRLSYASTDIDKIQKGVNVLIKNINEII
- a CDS encoding TPM domain-containing protein, producing the protein MLKIKRVLLSLSILIFILPLAAKAQSSLTFPKPTEYGYVNDYANILSNETEQNIFLMGQELDNKTNAQIVVVTMDKLPADITIEEYANELFRAWGIGDAKLNNGLLILVNMDPEDRAIRTEVGDGLEGRIPDAISHRITDEIIIPYFMEGDYDNGLLKGYYEICSRVAEEYGVSLSRDYEVEERNVPSPRTSNLPAIIAIILFFAFDGLFLKFRIIRLIFYILASSRFRGGGGGFGGGGRSGGGFGGFGGGRSSGGGSTGRW
- a CDS encoding LemA family protein, which translates into the protein MKSKFMPIVVIIAIIAVLGMWIAGTYNGLVSKSEEAKTQQSNIQTQLQRRADLIPNLVNTVKGYAAHESEVIQSVADARSKLAGAASTQEALNANDELNSALSRLLVVVENYPDLKANANFRDLQAQLEGTENRITVARKDYNTAVQDYNTSIKRFPTVIIANIFGYKELPYFEASPQSQNVPEVNF
- a CDS encoding amidohydrolase, with amino-acid sequence MKTLIKDCCIIKMTNENEIIKKGYILIEEDKISKIGEGEYKDLKDEKLNIIDGEGTAAIPGLINTHTHCSMTLLRGYGEGLPLMKWLNEKIWPFEAKLDAEDIYIGAELAALEMIKSGTTCFLDMYYFEDDICKAVGQSGIRGIICTPVIGDDWQQRIERFKAFYKRNNGSFDGRIINMLAPHAPYTCTRESLEQSAKAAKEMNCGLHIHIAETLDEVETINKTYGCSPVEFLEQTGIFENKVIAAHCVHISDKDMEILKKYNVTAAHCPQSNMKLSSGISPVSKMLALGINVSLGTDGASSNNNLDMIEEMQTASYLQKLSTSDATALSPYETLEMATVNGAKALGLEKEIGKLDVGMKADIVLIDLNKPHMVPIFDVCANIVYSGSGKDVKTVIVNGKTVMEDYVVKTMNEKDILNSVKKSVENILSRQ
- a CDS encoding DUF3824 domain-containing protein, with product MNLGALFADNNTNNNNTGIFGNNRTIWIMLLIALVVFGFGNGLKGDGAFGGGAPFAYEEYEGYRNESRKEKKRKKKHRKHRDEREYEEAYQNDQSQAPFIPPFNLDDSTPLQ